GCAGGACATGGGGGCTTACGGCGGTGTCGATGGCCAAGGTGCGGCGCAGCTCCTCGATGATTTGCCAGAAACGGGCCCGGGTCATGGCCGTGCCCCGGCTGGTGACGAACAGGTACGAGCTGCGCCGGCGGCCGAGGAGAAGCGGCCGGTGCACGGTGGCATAGGTCTTGACCGCCTCCTGGGCCTCCTCGCCAAAAGGGACCAGTCGCTCCTTGTCCCCCTTGCCGCAGACCCGCAGGTAGCCTGCCGCCAGCTGGCAGGCGGTCAGGGGCAGGCGCACCAGCTCCGAGACCCGGAGCCCGGTGGCGTACAGAAGCTGGAGCATGGCATGGTTGCGGAAGGCCAGGCTGTCGGCGGCGCTGGCCGGTGGTGCCAGGAGGCGGTCCACCTCCTGGAGGCTCAGGACCTTGGGCAGGGGCCGGCGGGGCCGGGGGCAGTCGATCTCGGTGCACGGATCGGCGGCCACGATGCCTTCGGCCAGGAGCAGCCGGAAGAAGCCGCGCAGGGCGGCCAGCTTGCGGGCCTGGCTGCGGGGGGCCAAGCCCTGTTCGCGGCCCTGGCGCAGGTAGTCGCGGATGGAATCCGGCCCGACCGCGCCGGGCTCGGTGACGCCCGCTTTGGCCAGGGCCTGGCCGAACAGCATGAGGTCGCTGAGATAGGCCTGGACGGTGTTGGCGGCCAGGCGCCGCAGATCGGTGAGATGCAGGCGGTAGCGGTCGATGGCCGCGGCCAGGGCTGGCGGCAGGGCCGGGACAGGCAGAGGATCTCCCCGGCCGGGACTGGGGATGCCGGTGCCAGAGGCCATGGGCAGGTCAGATGGGCACCCGGCCGCAAAGGGCCGGCCATCTTCCCTGGGCGGGCCAGTCCCGAAAACAGGTACCCGGCGTCGAGCGCCGGGTACGGTGGGGCACCACGAGGGCTGGCGAAGGGAGGGCCAGGCCAGGGACCAGGGCTAGTGGTAGCCCATCTTGGCCCGCAGCTTGCGGAGCTTGCGCTTGGCCTCCGCCTGCTTGCGGCGCTTCTTGACGCTGGGCTTCTCGTAATACTCCCGCCGCTTCAGCTCCTTCTTGATGCCATCGAGCTGCAGCTTCTTCTTGAGCAGCCGGATGGCCTGCTCGATATCGCCACGGACCTCCACTTCGATTGCCATACCCGCTCCCGATCTGGTGTGCGTATCGCCCCGCCGGCGGCGCCGGAGCCGGAGCCAAGAGGATCAGCCGGTCCCAAACAAAGGCATTATATATACTGGCCGGCCGTCTGGGTGTCAAATTCTTTTCCCGCCCCCTTTGGGGTCAGCGGTTCATCAGGGAGAAGAACTCGGCATTGGAGCGGGTGCTCCGCATCTTGTCCAGAAGGAACTCCATGGCCTCCACCGGGTTCATGGGCGACAGGAGCTTCCTGAGGATCCAGATCCGGTTCAGCTCGTCCGGGGGCAGGATGAGATCCTCCCGCCGGGTGCCGGAGCGGTTGATGTCGATGGAGGGGAAGACCCGCTTGTCCGACAGCTTGCGGTCCAGGAGCAGCTCCATGTTGCCGGTGCCCTTGAACTCTTCGAAGATCACCTCGTCCATGCGGCTGCCGGTCTCGATGAGGGCGGTGGCGATGATGGTGAGGCTCCCCCCTTCCTCGATGTTGCGGGCCGCGCCGAAGAAGCGCTTCGGCCGATGCAGGGCATTGGAGTCGACGCCGCCGGACAGGATCTTGCCGGAAGGCGGCTGCACGGTGTTGTAGGCCCGGGCCAGGCGGGTGATGCTGTCGAGGAGGATGACCACGTCCCGTTTATGCTCCACCAGCCGTTTCGCCTTCTCGATCACCATCTCCGCCACCTGGATGTGGCGCTGGGGCGGCTCGTCGAAGGTGGAGCTGATCACCTCGGCGTCCACGTTCCTGGCCATGTCCGTCACCTCCTCGGGACGCTCGTCGATGAGGAGGACGATGAGCACGATCTCTTTGTGGTTGTGGGTGACGCTGTTGGCGATGTTCTGCAGGAGCACGGTCTTGCCGGTGCGGGGTGGGGCGACGATGAGTCCCCGCTGCCCCTTGCCGATCGGCGCCAGCATGTCCATGATCCGCATGGAGTAGTTGTCGTGGGCGTGCTCCAGCACGATGCGGGATTCAGGGTAGAGGGGGGTGAGGTTGTCGAACAGGATCTTGTCCCGGGCCACCTCCGATGGTCCGAAGTTGACCGCCTCCACCTTGAGCAGGGCGAAGTAGCGCTCTCCCTCCTTGGGAGGCCGGATCTGGCCCTCGATGGTATCGCCGGTGCGCAGGTTGAGGCGCCGGATCTGGGAAGGCGACACGTAGATGTCGTCCGGCCCGGGCAGGTAGTTGTAGTCCGGCGCCCGCAAGAAGCCGAAGCCGTCGGGCAGGATCTCGAGCACACCGCTGCCGTAGACCAGACCGTTCTTTTCGGTCTGGGCCTGGAGGATGGCGAAGATGAGCTCCTGCTTGCGCATGGAGCTGAAGCCCTCCACCCGGTATTCCTTGGCCAATCTGGTGAGCTCGTTGATCTTCTTCTCTTTGAGTTCGGCGAGATCCATCGAAAACCCTCTGTCTCCTGTCCTCGATAAGGTCCTGGGACCCGCGGCCCCAGGGCTGGGGGGCAGGTCGGTGAACGTGATGCCGGTCCGGTCAGAAGAGCGGACTCCGGCGAAAGGCCTTGGCGCCTGGCCAGCGGGCCGCTGGCACGCCCGGCAGTCGGTCCGGGCAGGACCGGCCGAAGCGACCAGGGGCAGGCGGCTGGTAACGGGACGATGCGTGGCGTTGTGCGAGCGGTGCGGCCGTGTTTGGAAATGGCAGTTGAAAGCCGGCGGCCACCAGGTTCACGCCCTGGGGGGCTGGTTCCGGCGGAGCCAAGGAGAAAACGTGTGGGCCTGTCTGTTACCTGCAGCGGTTGAAGGCCCGGGGCATCATGACAGCCCTTGGCGGACAGCCCGGCTCAAGCCGGAGGCCTCGCCTTGATCGGCTGGGATGACCGGCAGTGGCCATCCTTCACCTGGGAACGGGCAGGACAGGCTATGTCGCTTCAGGGGGTCGCCTGCGTGCAGGATGTCGCGGTATCTGGAAAAGCTGACTCTGTCCGGGGAAGAGGCAGGATGCTTCAGAACAATGCGTATCGATCACGCATCACCTCGAAGGATACTGGATGGCCCGCCGGCCTGTCAAGGGGATTTTCTGGCCGCCAGCCCGCCATGGCGGCCGCCCGCCGGTCCGGACCCCGGGAAGATCTTGCCGGGGTTCAGGATGTCTCGGGGGTCGAGCAAGGATTTGATGGCCTGCATCACCGATAAAGACACCGGATCCAGCTCCTGTCCGATGGAGGCGGCCTTGGTGATTCCTACCCCGTGCTCCCCGGACAGGGTGCCGCCCAGGGCCAGGACCTGGGTGAAGAGCCGTTTCTTGGCCGCCTCGGCCCGGTTCAGCTCCGCCGGGTCCTGGCGGTCCACCATGATGTTGACATGGATGTTGCCGTCGCCGGCATGCCCGAAGGTGAGGATGGCCAGGTCCAGCTCCCGGCCCAGGGCCTGGGCGAAAAGGACCAGGTCCGGGATGCGGCTGCGGGGCACCACCACATCCTCGGAGAGCTTGTCCGGCCGCAGCCGGAAGGCGGCCGGTGAGATCTCCCGCCGGGCCTGCCACAGGGCGCGGGCCTCGGTGCGGTCGCCGGCCCGCCGGAAGCCCAGCAGGCCGGGGGCGCTGGCCAGAAGCGCGCTCAGGTGCCTGGCCTCGGCGTCCACGGCTGCCGGCTCGCCGTCCAGCTCAACGAGGAGGAGGGCGGTGGTCGCTGCCGGCAGGGGCTCCGGCATGGCAGGTGCCACCAGCGCCACACAGGCCTGGTCCAGGTACTCCAGGGCGCAGGGCAGGATGCCGGCGTTCAGAATGCCGGCCACCAGCCGGGTGGTGGCGGCCAGGTCCTGGCCCAGGACGAGGAAGGTCTCCCGGCCGGCTGGCCGGGAGATCAGGCGCAGGATGATGCGAGTGATCACGCCCAGGGTGCCCTCCGAGCCCACGAAGAGGCGGGTGAGGTCATAGCCCACCACCCCCTTGGCGGTGCGCACGCCG
This portion of the Thermodesulfobacteriota bacterium genome encodes:
- a CDS encoding tyrosine-type recombinase/integrase, with the protein product MASGTGIPSPGRGDPLPVPALPPALAAAIDRYRLHLTDLRRLAANTVQAYLSDLMLFGQALAKAGVTEPGAVGPDSIRDYLRQGREQGLAPRSQARKLAALRGFFRLLLAEGIVAADPCTEIDCPRPRRPLPKVLSLQEVDRLLAPPASAADSLAFRNHAMLQLLYATGLRVSELVRLPLTACQLAAGYLRVCGKGDKERLVPFGEEAQEAVKTYATVHRPLLLGRRRSSYLFVTSRGTAMTRARFWQIIEELRRTLAIDTAVSPHVL
- the rpsU gene encoding 30S ribosomal protein S21; the protein is MEVEVRGDIEQAIRLLKKKLQLDGIKKELKRREYYEKPSVKKRRKQAEAKRKLRKLRAKMGYH
- the rho gene encoding transcription termination factor Rho, with the protein product MDLAELKEKKINELTRLAKEYRVEGFSSMRKQELIFAILQAQTEKNGLVYGSGVLEILPDGFGFLRAPDYNYLPGPDDIYVSPSQIRRLNLRTGDTIEGQIRPPKEGERYFALLKVEAVNFGPSEVARDKILFDNLTPLYPESRIVLEHAHDNYSMRIMDMLAPIGKGQRGLIVAPPRTGKTVLLQNIANSVTHNHKEIVLIVLLIDERPEEVTDMARNVDAEVISSTFDEPPQRHIQVAEMVIEKAKRLVEHKRDVVILLDSITRLARAYNTVQPPSGKILSGGVDSNALHRPKRFFGAARNIEEGGSLTIIATALIETGSRMDEVIFEEFKGTGNMELLLDRKLSDKRVFPSIDINRSGTRREDLILPPDELNRIWILRKLLSPMNPVEAMEFLLDKMRSTRSNAEFFSLMNR
- a CDS encoding FAD-linked oxidase C-terminal domain-containing protein; the encoded protein is MSLSPSILARLRAIVGAPHLSVAPEDLLTYAYDGSRLEYPPDAVAFPADTAQVAAIVALAHQEGLPVVPRGAGTGMTGGALPVAGGLVLAMSRLNRILEIDTDNGVAVVEPGVITGDLARAVEARGLFYPPDPASSDFCTIGGNVAECAGGPRAVKYGVTRDYVLGLTVVLPDGRILPTGVRTAKGVVGYDLTRLFVGSEGTLGVITRIILRLISRPAGRETFLVLGQDLAATTRLVAGILNAGILPCALEYLDQACVALVAPAMPEPLPAATTALLLVELDGEPAAVDAEARHLSALLASAPGLLGFRRAGDRTEARALWQARREISPAAFRLRPDKLSEDVVVPRSRIPDLVLFAQALGRELDLAILTFGHAGDGNIHVNIMVDRQDPAELNRAEAAKKRLFTQVLALGGTLSGEHGVGITKAASIGQELDPVSLSVMQAIKSLLDPRDILNPGKIFPGSGPAGGRHGGLAARKSP